Proteins co-encoded in one Arachis hypogaea cultivar Tifrunner chromosome 11, arahy.Tifrunner.gnm2.J5K5, whole genome shotgun sequence genomic window:
- the LOC112722798 gene encoding WEB family protein At1g12150, whose translation MHGYTRKAASPRGEVGEIDTTAPFQSVKAAVSLFGEVAFHKDRFSIKRRSSENVFEKETQLVLAQKELSKIKKQLDNAETAKAKALSDLEKARMTLKNLTRKLSNMRESKQSVINAAQAVQNQGKQLEKSLKSLSVKAIGFEAWKREVENARKKYTVTINELDASKQDLTKIRQDFDAALEAKLAALQAAVDAQRSAKLNSERISELSSEIANMKVRASIEQMKLSSEAAEQEEQQSNVTGQREAQLGFYRSAKEGALEKLQALNSQYDPELVKSLDAKLAEASAEIEALHEQMRKIHASEMETVRIVTAELKEATKTLQDIVAEENSLKNLVYTLRQELKHVKKEQDEVREKEQAAADLASSLAEELQGSMAMAKPKPGSEEEKEAETYYEQSLQIRKLKKEADEAKREAEEMSSKAQELKQEAKNSRAVSEEQGIKLQIAMKEAKEAKASEQRALVEMEHLAEVQARVTNLKTGARIKLSKNEYETMNEKIKKCEDLVHEKEAAAKAELQAICMRKNEVDMKVQANLKAIQEIKAATEMALWHAEMADSAKEAFENELMRWRQQKQKSDVSSKMMDFSESSSRSVSLSI comes from the exons ATGCACGGGTACACAAGGAAGGCAGCTTCTCCAAGAGGAGAGGTGGGAGAGATTGACACAACGGCTCCGTTCCAATCCGTCAAAGCTGCTGTTAGTTTGTTTGGAGAAGTAGCCTTCCACAAGGACAGATTTTCTATCAAGAGAAGATCTTCAGAG AATGTGTTTGAGAAGGAGACACAGCTTGTCTTGGCACAAAAAGAGTTGAGCAAGATAAAGAAGCAGCTGGACAATGCCGAGACGGCGAAAGCAAAAGCGCTGTCAGACCTTGAGAAGGCAAGGATGACACTCAAGAATTTGACAAGAAAGCTGTCCAACATGAGAGAATCCAAGCAATCGGTGATCAATGCTGCTCAGGCTGTGCAGAATCAGGGAAAACAACTCGAGAAGTCGCTAAAGTCGCTGTCCGTAAAAGCCATAGGATTTGAGGCATGGAAACGTGAAGTGGAAAATGCAAGGAAGAAGTACACGGTAACCATAAATGAACTAGATGCTTCTAAGCAAGACCTCACCAAGATCAGGCAAGATTTTGATGCAGCTTTGGAGGCAAAGCTGGCAGCACTGCAGGCAGCAGTAGACGCTCAGCGTTCGGCAAAACTCAACTCCGAAAGGATCAGCGAACTCTCGAGTGAAATCGCAAACATGAAGGTGAGAGCATCAATTGAGCAAATGAAGCTTTCATCTGAGGCAgcagaacaagaagaacagcaaTCAAATGTCACAGGACAAAGAGAAGCCCAACTAGGCTTCTACAGAAGTGCTAAGGAAGGAGCATTGGAAAAATTGCAGGCCTTAAACAGCCAGTATGATCCAGAGCTAGTGAAGAGTCTAGATGCCAAACTTGCTGAAGCAAGTGCAGAGATTGAGGCTCTTCACGAGCAGATGAGAAAGATCCATGCTTCTGAGATGGAAACTGTGAGAATTGTAACTGCAGAGCTCAAAGAAGCAACAAAGACACTGCAAGACATTGTTGCAGAGGAAAACTCCCTCAAGAACCTTGTGTATACTCTCAGGCAAGAACTAAAACATGTGAAGAAGGAGCAGGATGAAGTGAGGGAGAAGGAACAGGCAGCAGCAGATCTTGCTTCTTCCCTTGCTGAAGAACTGCAAGGGAGCATGGCAATGGCAAAGCCTAAGCCTGGTTCTGAGGAGGAGAAGGAAGCTGAAACCTATTACGAGCAGAGTCTGCAAATCCGGAAACTAAAAAAGGAGGCAGACGAAGCGAAGAGAGAAGCTGAAGAGATGAGCAGTAAGGCTCAAGAGCTGAAGCAGGAGGCTAAAAATTCCCGGGCAGTGTCTGAAGAGCAAGGGATTAAGCTCCAAATTGCTATGAAGGAGGCTAAGGAAGCAAAAGCATCAGAACAAAGAGCCCTTGTGGAGATGGAGCATCTGGCTGAAGTGCAAGCCAGAGTCACAAACTTGAAAACCGGTGCTAGGATCAAATTGTCAAAGAATGAGTatgaaacaatgaatgaaaaaATCAAGAAGTGTGAAGATTTGGTTCATGAGAAAGAGGCAGCTGCCAAGGCTGAGTTACAAGCAATTTGCATGAGGAAGAATGAAGTGGATATGAAGGTGCAAGCTAATCTGAAAGCAATTCAGGAGATAAAGGCTGCAACGGAGATGGCTTTGTGGCATGCAGAGATGGCGGATTCTGCAAAGGAggcatttgagaatgaacttatGAGGTGGCGCCAACAAAAGCAAAAATCAGATGTTTCCTCCAAGATGATGGATTTCTCAGAGAGCTCTTCAAGATCAGTGTCACTTAGCATCTAG
- the LOC140176223 gene encoding uncharacterized protein, with product MMRVALKGMTLGMRNATKDSDTHCSNLEEQILKNRRTWELAKESGAMLLNEEDDFMGDGKIRMVRDLKNKHKVDLLGLIETKRQIVTKFYVARIWGQDGAGWEYVSSNGASGGLLLIWDESVFKIDHCYKGERWLCVEGVLVKSCFNCVFFLVYGAHSRDAKIQMWEELSYMAGLCQVPGCYMGDFNKIIQVEERQGTAGRSCSKIDRALVSLEWLEKFFETRLRGGSRGLLDHCPIIVEDKKLKGGPRPFRSLHSWFTHEGFLRMVKEEWRGLGEMQFTDKLKALTVSLGRWHRANFGEMDKKITKFEKEIKKIDDMVSKGVYDGTMEARRKALVTCCERWYVRKEVHWKQMSRSRQAKDMDKNTRFFHNIASARKRNNRIDTLLINGRLVRNQARIKLAIRDFYKDLYHQENSHMVGFRDGLVTGGFKYHLGGISTYVHWARGIKELRPISMVGCVYKVISNVLVRRMRSVLPVLVGETQSVFVKGRKIHDGALIACETVNWLKLRKKEAAIIKLDFQKSI from the exons ATGATGAGGGTGGCTCTGAAGGGAATGACCTTGGGCATGAGGAATGCTACTAAAGACAGTGACACCCATTGTTCGAATTTGGAGGAGCAGATATTGAAGAACAGAAGGACCTGGGAGTTGGCAAAAGAGTCAGGTGCAATGCTGCTCAATGAGGAAGATGACTTTATG GGTGATGGAAAGATAAGAATGGTGAGGGACTTAAAGAATAAACATAAGGTAGATTTGTTGGGTTTGATTGAGACTAAAAGACAGATAGTGACGAAATTTTATGTTGCAAGAATATGGGGACAAGATGGTGCGGGATGGGAATATGTTAGTTCTAATGGTGCATCAGGTGGACTTTTGTTAATATGGGATGAATCAGTATTTAAAATCGATCACTGTTATAAGGGGGAGAGATGGTTGTGTGTTGAAGGAGTCCTGGTAAAGAGTTGTTTCAATTGTGTTTTTTTCTTGGTCTATGGTGCACATAGTAGGGATGCGAAGATACAGATGTGGGAAGAGCTGAGCTATATGGCTGGGTTATGTCAAGTTCCTGGTTGTTACATGGGAGACTTTAATAAAATCATACAGGTGGAAGAGAGACAAGGTACTGCG GGACGTTCTTGTAGCAAGATTGATAGAGCTCTGGTTAGTTTGGAGTGGTTAGAGAAGTTTTTCGAGACTCGGTTACGAGGTGGGTCAAGGGGTTTGTTAGATCACTGTCCTATAATAGTGGAAGACAAGAAGTTGAAGGGAGGTCCAAGGCCGTTCCGAAGCTTACATTCCTGGTTTACACATGAAGGCTTTCTCAGAATGGTTAAGGAGGAGTGGAGAGGATTAGGGGAGATGCAGTTTACAGATAAATTGAAGGCTTTGACGGTTTCGTTAGGGAGGTGGCATAGGGCCAATTTTGGGGAGATGGACAAGAAGATTACGAAGTTTgagaaagaaattaagaagattgATGATATGGTCAGCAAGGGAGTGTATGATGGAACGATGGAGGCTCGAAGAAAGGCACTGGTTACTTGCTGTGAGAGATGGTATGTGAGAAAAGAAGTTCACTGGAAACAGATGTCTCGGTCTCGGCAAGCCAAAGATATGGATAAAAATACAAGGTTCTTTCACAATATAGCGTCAGCAAGAAAGAGGAATAACAGGATTGATACACTGTTAATCAACGGCAGACTGGTCAGGAATCAAGCTAGAATAAAATTGGCTATTAGAGATTTCTACAAGGATTTGTATCACCAGGAAAATTCTCATATGGTAGGTTTCAGAGACGGTCTG GTTACCGGCGGATTCAAATATCACTTGGGTGGCATTAGCACCTATGTTCATTGGGCGAGGGGGATTAAAGAACTGCGACCTATTAGTATGGTTGGGTGCGTTTACAAGGTTATCTCCAATGTGCTAGTTAGGAGGATGAGATCAGTGTTGCCAGTGTTAGTAGGGGAGACTCAGAGTGTATTTGTAAAGGGAAGGAAAATACATGACGGGGCTCTTATCGCGTGTGAAACTGTAAACTGGCTTAAATTGAGAAAAAAGGAGGCAGCAATTATCAAGCTCGATTTCCAAAAAAGCATATGA
- the LOC112722800 gene encoding acetyl-CoA acetyltransferase 2, which translates to MSPKSRDVCIVGVARTPMGDLLGNLSSLSATQLGSIVIKAALKRANVDPSLVQEVFFGNVLSANLGQAPARQAALGAGIPTSVICTTINKVCSSGMKATMLAAQTIELGRNDVVVAGGMESMSNAPKYIVEARKGSRYGHDTIIDGMIKDGLWDVYNDFGMGVCAELCADQHVITRDEQDSYAIQSFERGIAAQNAGHFSWEIVPVEVSGGRGKPSRIVDKDEGLGKFDAAKLKKLRANFKPNGGTVTAGNASSISDGAAAIVLVSEEKARELGLHVIAKIRGFADAAQEPELFTTAPALAIPKAISNAGLEASQIDYYEINEAFSVVSLANQKLLCLSPDKLNVHGGAVSLGHPLGCSGARILVTLIGVLRQKNGRYGVAGICNGGGGASALVLELMPSARLGHSKL; encoded by the exons ATGTCGCCAAAATCCCGAG ATGTTTGTATTGTTGGTGTTGCAAGGACTCCAATGGGGGATCTACTTGGCAACCTATCATCTTTATCAGCAACACAACTAGGCTCAATTGTTATTAAGG CTGCTCTCAAGAGAGCAAATGTTGATCCATCACTTGTGCAAGAAGTGTTTTTTGGGAATGTTCTTAGTGCAAATTTAGGACAAGCTCCTGCCCGACAAGCCGCCTTAGGGGCAGGCATACCTACTTCTGTAATCTGCACGACTATTAACAAGGTGTGTTCATCGGGGATGAAAG CTACCATGCTTGCAGCACAGACCATAGAATTGGGTAGAAATGATGTTGTTGTGGCTGGTGGTATGGAAAGCATGTCAAATGCGCCTAAGTACATTGTAGAAGCAAG GAAGGGGTCTCGGTATGGACATGATACGATCATTGATGGTATGATCAAAGATGGCCTTTGGGATGTCTATAATGACTTTGGCATGGGAGTTTGTGCAGAACTATGTGCAGATCAGCATGTCATAACAAGAGATGAGCAG GACTCGTATGCCATTCAAAGCTTTGAGAGAGGAATAGCTGCTCAAAATGCTGGTCATTTTTCTTGGGAGATAGTTCCG GTTGAAGTTTCTGGTGGAAGAGGGAAACCCTCTAGAATAGTTGATAAAGATGAAGGATTGGGGAAG TTTGATGCTGCAAAGTTAAAGAAGCTTAGAGCAAACTTCAAGCCGAATGGTGGTACTGTGACTGCTGGCAATGCTTCTAGCATAAG TGATGGAGCTGCTGCGATAGTGCTAGTGAGTGAAGAGAAAGCACGTGAGCTTGGATTGCATGTAATAGCAAAGATAAGAGGATTCGCGGATGCGGCTCAG GAACCTGAATTATTTACAACTGCTCCTGCCCTTGCAATACCAAAAGCTATATCAAATGCTGGTCTAGAGGCTTCTCAAATTGATTATTATGAAATAAATGAAGCTTTTTCT GTTGTGTCTCTTGCAAATCAGAAGCTTCTTTGTCTTAGTCCT GACAAACTTAATGTACATGGTGGAGCTGTATCATTAGGCCATCCACTGGGTTGCAGCGGGGCTCGAATCCTAGTTACATTAATAGGG GTATTGAGACAGAAGAATGGGAGATATGGCGTTGCTGGCATCTGCAATGGCGGAGGCGGAGCATCTGCACTTGTCCTTGAGCTCAT GCCATCAGCCAGGTTGGGGCATTCTAAATTATGA